The genomic window CCCCTGATGCCCGAGGAGTATCCGCGGTATCTCATGGGCGTGGGCACGCCGGCAGATCTTTTGGAAGGAGTTCGACGGGGCATTGATATGTTTGATTGCGTGATGCCCACGCGCAATGCCCGCAACGGTCATCTGTTTACATCGTCGGGCACGATCAAGATACGTAACGCCCGGCACCGTCACAGCACGGCGCCCCTGGACGAGAACTGCGGCTGCTATACCTGCGCCAACTTCAGCCGAGCCTATCTCCATCATTTGGACAAATGTAACGAGATTCTCGGCTCCCAGCTCAACACCTTGCACAATCTCCATTACTATCAGGACCACATGCGTGGCATACGCGACGCTATTGAAGAGAAGCGTTTGGATGCCTTCGCCGAGGACTATTATCGGTCCCAGAGTATGGGGTGACTCCCATTGAATGCCTACCGGTTAGTGGGGGTAGGGCCGTGATTACGGTTGCGGTAAGCCGGCCTGGCAAACATCGCAGACACAGCCGACATAGAAGGATATAGCATGCTGTACAAACTTGGAGATCTCAGTCCGACCCTGGAGGGGGAAGGCCACTTCGTGGCACCCAACGCGGCGGTTATCGGTCAGGTGACACTGAGAAGCAACAGCAGTGTCTGGTTTTCCTGCGTCCTTCGTGGCGATGTGGAGGCCATCGAGGTGGGTGCCGGCAGTAATATTCAGGACGGCACGGTCATCCACGCAGACCCGGGATTCCCAGCGGTCATCGGCAAGAACGTCACCGTAGGCCACAATGCCATGATCCACGGCTGCACTATCGGCGACGGCTCTCTGGTGGGCATTAATGCCGTGGTGCTTAACGGTGCCAGAATTGGCAAGAACTGTCTCATCGGTGCCAACGCACTGGTCACCGAAGGCATGGAAGTGCCCGACGGATCCATGGTTCTGGGGGCCCCGGGCGTCATCAAGAAAACCCTCAGCGCTGAACAGCAGGCAATGTTGTCTCTTAATGCCGAGCATTACTCGGCTAACGCTGTGCGTT from Congregibacter litoralis KT71 includes these protein-coding regions:
- a CDS encoding gamma carbonic anhydrase family protein, which produces MLYKLGDLSPTLEGEGHFVAPNAAVIGQVTLRSNSSVWFSCVLRGDVEAIEVGAGSNIQDGTVIHADPGFPAVIGKNVTVGHNAMIHGCTIGDGSLVGINAVVLNGARIGKNCLIGANALVTEGMEVPDGSMVLGAPGVIKKTLSAEQQAMLSLNAEHYSANAVRFQEELEALGDE